One Bufo gargarizans isolate SCDJY-AF-19 chromosome 3, ASM1485885v1, whole genome shotgun sequence DNA segment encodes these proteins:
- the LOC122932733 gene encoding zinc finger protein 260-like yields MSANSEYGNDFENNANLSVYNEIQKDERSCSEREYAFNGLSSVAENQTNDTGEKPYSCSECGKCFCQKSHLVIHQKTHTGEKPFSCLECGKCFIRKSHLVEHQKTHTGEKPFSCLECGKCFSWKSNLVEHQKTHIREKPFSCSECGKCYSDKSSLLKHQRIHTGVKSYSCSECGKCFRLKGHLVRHQRIHTGEKPFSCLECGKCFSRKSNLVEHQKTHTGEKPFSCSECEKCFSYKSNLVQHQRIHTGVNPFSCPECGKYFNQKSYLVKHLKIHTGEKPFPCPECEKCFSSKAQLDIHLRTHTGEQLYLCPECEKCFSIKSNFVQHQRIHTGEKPYSCPECEKCFSIKCNFVQHQRIHTGEKPYSCPECEKCFSIKSHFVQHQRIHTGEKPYSCPECEKCFSIKSHFVQHQRIHTGEKPYSCPECEKCFSIKSHFVQHQRIHTGEKPYSCPECEKCFSQKSNLVQHQRIHTGVKPFSCPECGKYFNQKSDLVKHQKIHTGEKPFPCPECGKYFNQKSDLVKHLKIHTGEKPFPCPECEKCFSSKAQLDIHLRTHTGEQPYLCPECEKCFSIKSHFVQHQRIHTGEKPYSCPECEKCFSQKSNLVQHQRIHTGVKPFSCPECGKYFNQKSDLVKHLKIHTGEKPFPCPECEKCFSSKAQLDIHLRTHT; encoded by the coding sequence ATGTCTGCAAATTCTGAATATGGGAATGATTTTGAAAATAATGCTAATCTTTCTGTGTACAATGAAATTCAGAAAGATGAACGGTCATGTTCTGAAAGAGAGTACGCTTTTAATGGGCTATCAAGTGTTGCTGAAAATCAGACAAatgacacaggagagaagccatattcatgttcggaatgtggaaagtgtttttgtcagaaatcacatcttgtgatacatcagaaaactcacacaggggagaagccattttcatgtttagaatgtgggaaatgttttattcgaaaatcacatcttgttgaacatcagaaaactcacacaggggagaagccattttcatgtttagaatgtgggaaatgttttagttgGAAATCAAATTTAGTTgaacatcagaaaactcacataagagagaagccattttcatgttcggaatgtgggaaatgttatagtgataaatcaagtcttctgaaacatcagagaattcacacaggagtgaagtcatattcatgttcagaatgtgggaagtgttttcgtCTGAAAGGACATCTTgtgagacatcagagaattcacacaggagagaagccattttcatgtttagaatgtgggaagtgttttagtcggaaatcaaatcttgttgaacatcagaaaactcacacaggagagaagccattttcatgttcggaatgtgagaaatgttttagttACAAAtcaaatcttgtgcaacatcagagaattcacaccggGGTTAATCCATTTTCAtgccctgaatgtgggaaatattttaatCAGAAATCGTATCTTGtgaaacatctgaaaattcacaccggggagaagccatttccatgtcctgaatgtgaaaaGTGTTTTAGTTCGAAAGCACAGCTTGatatacatctgagaactcacacaggagagcagCTATATttgtgtcctgaatgtgagaaatgttttagtaTTAAATCTAATTTTGTgcaacatcaaagaattcacacaggagagaagccatattcgtgtcctgaatgtgagaaatgttttagtaTTAAATGTAATTTTGTgcaacatcaaagaattcacacaggagagaagccatattcgtgtcctgaatgtgagaaatgttttagtaTTAAATCACATTTTGTgcaacatcaaagaattcacacaggagagaagccatattcgtgtcctgaatgtgagaaatgttttagtaTTAAATCACATTTTGTgcaacatcaaagaattcacacaggagagaagccatattcgtgtcctgaatgtgagaaatgttttagtaTTAAATCACATTTTGTgcaacatcaaagaattcacacaggagagaagccatattcgtgtcctgaatgtgagaaatgttttagtcagaaatcaaatcttgtgcaacatcagagaattcacaccggggttaagccattttcatgccctgaatgtgggaaatattttaatCAGAAATCGGATCTTGtgaaacatcagaaaattcacaccggggagaagccatttccatgtcctgaatgtgggaaatattttaatCAGAAATCGGATCTTGtgaaacatctgaaaattcacaccggggagaagccatttccatgtcctgaatgtgaaaaGTGTTTTAGTTCAAAAGCACAGCTTGatatacatctgagaactcacacaggagagcagCCATATttgtgtcctgaatgtgagaaatgttttagtaTTAAATCACATTTTGTgcaacatcaaagaattcacacaggagagaagccatattcgtgtcctgaatgtgagaaatgttttagtcagaaatcaaatcttgtgcaacatcagagaattcacaccggggttaagccattttcatgccctgaatgtgggaaatattttaatCAGAAATCGGATCTTGtgaaacatctgaaaattcacaccggggagaagccatttccatgtcctgaatgtgaaaaGTGTTTTAGTTCGAAAGCACAGCTTGatatacatctgagaactcacacatga